The DNA region GTTGAAGCACGCCGCCGCCAACGCCATCGCCCAAGCCATCAACACCGCCACATGACTTAAACGCCGACGGGCACGAACGAGAAACCGGCCGCAGGGACGTATCGTCCCTGCGGCCGGTTTTCGTGTTCCACGGCATCTTCGCCGATCCATCGGCTGATCGAGGCCCAGGTGAGCGGCCTGATCAATACCCGACGACGGCGCTTCCGAGCCCACTTTGAGCCCACCCTGGACCATCCCTGGACCATTCACCTGACGGTCCGTCAAGATGTCCAGACCAGTCGAGTAGCGAATCTACAAAACACCAGGTCAACGACATAGTCGAAACGACTCGATCTGTGCCCCCGGCAGGATTCGAACCTGCGACCATCGGATTAGAAGTCCGGTGCTCTATCCACTGAGCTACGAGGGCCTGGCGGCGACGCGGGCTCATCTTAGCGGGTCGGGGGTGGGTTCCAGCTTGACGTTTCCGGGTGGTGTGCGGCCCCGCTTGGTGGCGGGGCCGGTGGGTGGTCAGGCTTCGGGGGTGAGGATGGTGTGCAGGTCGCGGCGGGCGGCGGCGAGGATCGCTCGGGCCTGGTCGCGGTGGGTGGGGTCGGGGGTGTTCACGGCCGACTGGTAGGCGTTGGTGAGTTTGCGGAGGGCGCGGTCGGCGCCGTTCAGCGCTTCTTGGGTGGCGCGGAGGTTGGTGCGGCGGGTGCGCTGCTCGGGGGTGAGGTCGCGGGAGTCGCGGGCGGCTCGGCGTGCTTCGTGGCGGGCGGCGCGGTGCTGGGCGTGGGACTCGGCGTGGTGCTGGTCGCGGTGGGTGGACCGGCGCTCCTCGCGGTACGCGCGGGCTTCGGCGCGGCGCTGGTCACGGCGGGCGGCGTGGCGCTCCTCGTGGTGGGGGGCGCGGTGCTCGGCGTGGTGGTGGTGGTGGCAGTGGGCGCTGGGGTCGGGGGTGGTGCGGGGGTCGAGGTCGGGGCGGCGGGTGCCGCGGGGGGTGGAGTCGCGGTCGGCGAAGTCGGGACCGGTGAAGTCGCTGCGGAAGCGGCGGGACGGGCCGAAGTCATCGCGGGTGCGGCGGGGAGAACCGTACTCACCGCGGGAGCGGTGGCCGGGGCCGAAGTCGGGGCCGGCGAAATCGCTGCGGGAGCGGCGGGACGGGCCGAAGTCACCGCCGGTGCGGCGAAGAGAGCCGAACTCACTGCGGGAGCGGCGGCCAGGGCCGAAGTCGCGGTCGGCGGAGTCGCCGCGAGAGCGACGAGAAGGGCCGAAGTGACCGCGGGAGCGGTGGCCGGGGGCGAAGTCGGGGTCGGCGAAGTCGGGGCGGGCGAAGGCTTCGGGGCTGGGGCCGCGGCGGGCGGAGCCGAACTCGCGCGGGTCGAACCCGCGGCGGTCGAAGTTGCGGTCGCGGGAGTCGCGGCGGTCACGGCCACGTCGGTCGGAGCCGCGGCGGCCGGAATCGCGCTCGCTGGAGCCGCGCTCACGGGGGCCGCGCTCGCCGAAGTCGCGCGGGCCGAAGTGGCCACGGCGCTCCGGGCCGCACTCCATGTGGGAGTCGCGCGGGGCGAACTCCGGGCGGGGGGCCGCGGTGAGGGCGCGCGGGGCGCGGGGGTGGCGGCGGGGGGTGGGCTCGTTCGGGGAGCCGGGGTTGGGGGTTCTGGTGGGGGTGTTCATGGTGTCCTCTTTCGGGGGTGACGATCGTCTCCGATCTGTCTTTGGCTTGTGTGCGACAGTCTTTGGTTGCTGTCGATACGTTAACGATATATCGCTAACTTGCGGAGCGCAAGTCTGGGGTGGCTTGTGTTCTGATGGTGCTGGTGGGGCGGGTGGTGGGGTCTTTGGGGACTTGGCGAGGAGTGGTTGGTTGTGGGGTTGGGTGCGGGGCTGGGCGGTGGGCCGGATGTCCTCTTGATCGGCGGACGCTCCGGGGTCGGCAAGACGACTGCGGGGTGGGAGGTGTCGGCCCAGCTCAGGGTCGCTGGCGTGGGGCATGCGCTGGTTGAGGGGGACAACCTGGACCAGATCTTTCCGGCGCCGGCGGGTGATCCGGATCGGAGTGCGATCACCGAGGCGAATCTGGCGGCGATGTGGCGTAACTACGCCGCGTTGGGGTGCCGGAGGCTCATATATACGAACACCGTGTCCGTCCTTGAGCCCGACCTCATCGACCGCGCGGTGGGTGGAGGGGCGCGCATCACGTCCGTGCTCCTGACTGCGGATGATGACACGGCGCGGCGGCGGCTCGGGCGGCGCGAGGTCGGGAGTCAGTTGGAGGCGCACGTTCTGCGGAGCGGCACGATGGCCGCGTATCTGGAGGCTGTCGCGCCGGCGGGGGTTCAGCGGGTCAAGACCGATGGGCGGGCGGCGGTGGACGTCGCGCGGGACATCATCGATCTGGCCGGGTGGGTGGAGCAGGCGGCCAGCGCCGGGGACTGCGGGTGATCCTGGTATCCTGGGGTCACCGCGAAGGGGAGTAGCTCCAACGCCGGGACGTCGACATACTGGCCCGCCTGGGCCCGGCCCCCGGGATGCCCGCGAGGGTGTTGAGCAAGACCTTCGGCCCGCAGCGACAGCTGCCGCGCCGAAGCCTCCCCGAAATCGGGCCTCGGATGCGGCCCGACTTGAAGGACTCACCTCGCGTGGATTTGATCATCATCCTGACCGTGTTCGGGATCGTCTTCCTGGCCGAGTTGCCGGACAAGACCGCTCTTGCCTCCCTGGTGCTCGGGACCCGCTATCGCCCTTCGCAGGTTTTCGTCGGCACGGCCGCGGCGTTCCTGGTGCACGTCGTGCTCGCCATCGCCGCCGGGAGCCTGCTGACGCTGCTGCCCGGACGGGTGCTGCACGCCGTGGTCGGCGCGTTGTTCCTGATGGGCGCCATCCTGCTGTTGCGGGGACGCCATGGGGAGGAGGAAGAAGAGGAGCACCTGGAGCTGCGCGGGGACAAGCCCGCGACGTTCCGGCGGGTCGCCGGCATGAGCTTCGGCGTGATCCTGGTCGCCGAGTTCGGGGACCTGACGCAGATCGTCACCGCCAACCTCGCCGCCAAGTACCACGACCCGATCTCGGTCGGCATCGGAGCCACGCTCGGACTGTGGGCGGTGGCCGGACTGGCGATCGTCGGCGGGCGCGGGCTGCTGAAGGTGGTGCCGATCACGGTGATCACGCGGATCGCGGCGGCGATTATGGGAGTGCTGGCGGCTATCAGCCTGGTCGACGCGATCCGAGGCTGAGGCGAAGCAAGTCGAGGTAAAGCGAGGCGAGGCGAGGCGAGGCGAGGCAAGGCGAGGCGAGGCGAGGTAAGGTAAGGCAAAGCAGGGCAGGGCAATCAAAGCACTTATGTACGTGGGTCAGCCGGTGGCTTGGATTTCAGGCCGCTGCCGCACAGGGGCGCTACCGCTAGAGGTAGGTCGTGCTTGTTGTCGCGACCGTCGGCATCGTCGGCGGTGAGGCCGGCGCTGATCGCGGCCCAGCACGCGGCGCCGGTCGGCTCCACGTAAAGGCCGGCGCGGGCCAAGGTGGCGTGGGCTGAGCTGACCTGGTCGTCGGTAACCGTAGTGATGGTGCCGCCGGTACTGCGTACCGCTTCGAGGATCTGCGCGCCGCGAGCCGGGCGGGCGATGGCGATGCCTTCGGCGACGGTGGGTTCGGGCGTGATCGTCGCGGGCTCGTTCTGGCCGTTCCGGAAGGCGGCGGCCAGGGGTGCGCAGGGGGCGGCCTGGACGGCGACGATGCGCGGCAAGTGGTCGATCAGGCCGGCGGCGAGCAATTCGCGCGCGCCGAGGTAGGCGCCGAGGACGAGCGTGCCGTTGCCGAGCGGGAGGACCAGGGTCTCCGGGAGGCGTCCGCCGAGTTGTTCCCAGAGCTCGAAGACGTAGGTCTTGGTGCCGTGGAAGAAGAAGGGGTTGTGGACGTGGCTGGCGTAGAGGGTGCCGGGGGTGTCGGCGGCCTCGGCGGCTGCGTCGGCGGTGTCCTCGCGGGAACCGGGGACCTGGTGGACGGTGGCGCCGTAGGCCCGGAGTTGCGCGACCTTGCCGGGTGACGTCGTGGCCGGGACGTAGACCTCGCAGGCGATGCCGGCCCGGGCGGCGTACGCGGCGACGGCCGTGCCGGCGTTGCCGCTGCTGTCGGCGACCATGCGATCGACGGCCAGACCGCTCGCGAGCGAGGCGAGGAGAACGGCGCCGCGGTCCTTGAACGAGCCGGTGGGCATCAGGTAGTCGACCTTGAGCCGCACGTCCGGTCGGCCGGGCGCGGTGACCAGCGGCGTCATGCCCTCGCCGAGGGTGATGGCGGCGGGCTCGGCGAGCGGGAGGGCTTCGGCGTAGCGCCAGAGGGTGGCCGGGCGGCGGGCCAGGTCGGCCGCGGTCGGGAACGCGGGGGTGAAGCCGGCCAGGTGGAGGATGCCGTGGCACTTGGCGCAGCGCCAGGCGAGGGAAGGCAGGGGGTGGTGGGTGTCGCAGGCGGCGCAGTGGAGGGTGAGGTTCGGGCTCCACGACCGGTCCGAACGCACTGCCAGACCGGGAGCTGGCGGCAGGTCCGAAATCGGTGCCTTCGGTTCGGCCACTGTCGCCTCCGGGTCAGGGATGTGATCGCTGCCCGTCAATATCCCATGATCGGCGAGCGAACGCCGCCATGGGCCAGAAACCGCAGGTCAGGAGCGCAGGCAAGGGCGCAGGCCAGGAGCGCCGGTCAGCAGCCGCGCAGCAGCGAGGACTCGTGCCGCCGCAGCAGCCGCAGCACCAGGGCGAGGCAGGCCGCACCGAGGACGACGAGCATCCCGATGTCCGCGCTCCATTGCAGGACGGAGTGCTGCCAGAGCGGGTCGGTGGTGGTGCGGCCTTGGGGCGGGCCCATGATGGTCGGCAGGTTGATGGTCGCGGCCTCGGCGGCGACCGCCCAGCGGGAGGGGGACAGCCAGGCCAGTTGTTCCAGGGCCGGGCTGTGGAAGAGGGGGAACAGGGAGCCGCAGAAGACGACTTCGACGATCGTGATCAGGACCAGGAGGGGCATGGTCTTCTCGGTGGTGCGGACGACCGCGGAGACGACCAAGCCGAGGAGCATCGAGGTGACGCCGAGCAGGACGGCCGCCAGCATCAGTTCGGGGACCGCGGTGCCGGAGATGAGCAGGCCGTGGGCCGGCAGGCGGCGGGGCAGCAGGCAGACCGCCGACAGGACGATGGTCTGGGTCGCGGTGATCACGCCCAGAACGATCGCTTTGGACATCACGTACGCCGAGCGCGATAGCCCTGCGGCACGTTCTCGGTCGTAGACGCCGCGTTCCTTGATCAGCTCGCGGACCGCGTTGGCGGCGCCGGTCAGGCAGGCGCCGACGGCCAGGACCAGGAGCACGGTCGGGGCGTCGGTGTTCTTGTCGCCGCCGGAGGCCGCGGCCAGGCCGGAGGAGGCCGGGATGGCCAGGCTCAGGACGCCCATGATCATCGGGAGGGCGGCGAGGAGCATCAGGTGGCCGCGGTCGGCGGAGATCACCGCGAGATAGCGGCGGATGAGGGTGCGGAGCTGTGAGCCCCAGCTCTGGGAGGCGCGGGGCGAGGAGTAGCAGGAGGACGGGGCGACGGCAGCCTTGGCCGGCGCGGCGGCGGAGGAGTCGGGAGCTGCGGCGGAGGGCGCCGGAGTCGCAGTCGGGGTCGCAGTCAGGGTCGCAGTCGGGGCGGCGCCGGTCGCGGTGATGGTCGACGCAGCGTCAGAATCCCGGGACTCTCCGGGACCAAAGTCCTCGCTCGAAGACCGCGGTGAAGGAAGCGTCGTCGCGCCAGGCGACTCCGCGCAGTACGTGAGGTGGTACTCGGACGAGCGATACGCCCCGGCCCAGTCGTACCCGCGCCGGCACGAGAACGCGAGGAACACGTCCGCCCACGTCTCGCACTCGAAGAACGCCAGCGCCTCCTGCGGCGGCCCGTAGTACGCCACTCCCCCGCCGGGCGCCATCACCAGCAGCAGGTCGCAGGCCTGGAGCTCGGCGACCGAGTGCGTGACCACGAGCACCGTGCGGCCCTCGTCGGTCAGGCAGCGCAGCATGCGCATGACGTCGCGGTCCATGCCCGGGTCCAGGCCGGAGGTCGGCTCGTCGAGGAACAGGACCGAGGGCTTGGTCAGCAGCTCCAGCGCCACGGACACCCGCTTGCGCTGGCCGCCGGACAGGGTGGC from Catenulispora sp. EB89 includes:
- a CDS encoding TMEM165/GDT1 family protein, which encodes MRPDLKDSPRVDLIIILTVFGIVFLAELPDKTALASLVLGTRYRPSQVFVGTAAAFLVHVVLAIAAGSLLTLLPGRVLHAVVGALFLMGAILLLRGRHGEEEEEEHLELRGDKPATFRRVAGMSFGVILVAEFGDLTQIVTANLAAKYHDPISVGIGATLGLWAVAGLAIVGGRGLLKVVPITVITRIAAAIMGVLAAISLVDAIRG
- a CDS encoding ABC transporter ATP-binding protein/permease, which produces MQVELEDRPEAARTTSTAVTPVPALTLTATEVAVEVGTTMALPAGVALAASMAAATETATAVPVAAAPAPTPAPVAVRPPIAPVAPGTPAALSTRGLTVTVKHRGVVKTLLDDVGFDVPEQALVAVIGPSGSGKSTLLRALTGSRPADSGSVRYAGHELCAEYSVLRHRIGLVPQDDVLHAQLTVKAALRYAAALRFPQGTTAEQRERRIDEVLTDLRLTEFEGNKVATLSGGQRKRVSVALELLTKPSVLFLDEPTSGLDPGMDRDVMRMLRCLTDEGRTVLVVTHSVAELQACDLLLVMAPGGGVAYYGPPQEALAFFECETWADVFLAFSCRRGYDWAGAYRSSEYHLTYCAESPGATTLPSPRSSSEDFGPGESRDSDAASTITATGAAPTATLTATPTATPAPSAAAPDSSAAAPAKAAVAPSSCYSSPRASQSWGSQLRTLIRRYLAVISADRGHLMLLAALPMIMGVLSLAIPASSGLAAASGGDKNTDAPTVLLVLAVGACLTGAANAVRELIKERGVYDRERAAGLSRSAYVMSKAIVLGVITATQTIVLSAVCLLPRRLPAHGLLISGTAVPELMLAAVLLGVTSMLLGLVVSAVVRTTEKTMPLLVLITIVEVVFCGSLFPLFHSPALEQLAWLSPSRWAVAAEAATINLPTIMGPPQGRTTTDPLWQHSVLQWSADIGMLVVLGAACLALVLRLLRRHESSLLRGC
- a CDS encoding pyridoxal-phosphate dependent enzyme; protein product: MRSDRSWSPNLTLHCAACDTHHPLPSLAWRCAKCHGILHLAGFTPAFPTAADLARRPATLWRYAEALPLAEPAAITLGEGMTPLVTAPGRPDVRLKVDYLMPTGSFKDRGAVLLASLASGLAVDRMVADSSGNAGTAVAAYAARAGIACEVYVPATTSPGKVAQLRAYGATVHQVPGSREDTADAAAEAADTPGTLYASHVHNPFFFHGTKTYVFELWEQLGGRLPETLVLPLGNGTLVLGAYLGARELLAAGLIDHLPRIVAVQAAPCAPLAAAFRNGQNEPATITPEPTVAEGIAIARPARGAQILEAVRSTGGTITTVTDDQVSSAHATLARAGLYVEPTGAACWAAISAGLTADDADGRDNKHDLPLAVAPLCGSGLKSKPPADPRT